A stretch of the Uranotaenia lowii strain MFRU-FL chromosome 3, ASM2978415v1, whole genome shotgun sequence genome encodes the following:
- the LOC129754021 gene encoding glutamate--cysteine ligase-like → MGLLSEGSPLSWDETKALAQHVREHGIEQFINLYARLKDRQGDMLKWGDEVEYIIVRFDDANRATQVSLRARDILAVLNEKEAADPNGVKSLWRPEYGAYMIEGTPGKPYGGLLAHFNVVEANMRYRRMEVTEMLPAGERVMSITNFPRLGCPNFTYPSAKPTPEDETCAARSLFFPDDAIFPGHPRFKTLTRNIRQRRGEKVSINLPIFRDKNTVIPVEGSLPDKPDYVHMDAMGFGMGCCCLQLTFQACNINEARTLYDQLTPMCPIMLALTAASPAYRGYLTDVDCRWNVISASVDCRTKEERGEAPLKNDRFRIYKSRYDSIDSYLSPAGDKYNDVPLVMDEALFDVHKVVQHGSKRQAEQKIFEMDSLVDMMVVSVLGRMSFPILAGEVRNEQGSRVPWICGIRPSRQEITKYS, encoded by the exons atgGGTCTACTGAGCGAGGGAAGTCCACTGAGCTGGGACGAGACGAAGGCCCTGGCTCAACATGTCCGCGAGCACGGCATCGAGCAGTTTATCAACCTGTACGCCCGGCTCAAGGATCGCCAGGGGGACATGCTGAAGTGGGGCGACGAGGTCGAGTACATCATCGTGCGCTTCGACGATGCAAATCGGGCAACGCAGGTGTCGCTCCGGGCCCGGGACATACTGGCCGTGCTCAACGAGAAGGAAGCCGCTGATCCTAATG GAGTGAAATCTCTATGGCGCCCGGAATATGGAGCCTACATGATCGAAGGCACTCCGGGAAAACCGTACGGTGGCCTGTTGGCCCATTTCAATGTGGTCGAGGCTAACATGCGATACCGGAGAATGGAGGTAACGGAAATGTTACCGGCTGGCGAACGTGTCATGTCGATAACCAATTTTCCCCGGCTAGGATGTCCGAATTTTACCTACCCTTCGGCCAAACCCACACCCGAAGATGAAACGTGTGCTGCGCGGTCCCTGTTTTTCCCCGATGACGCAATCTTTCCGGGCCATCCTCGCTTCAAGACACTCACCCGGAACATTCGCCAGAGAAGGGGTGAAAAGGTTTCGATCAATCTACCCATTTTCCGGGACAAGAACACCGTCATTCCGGTGGAGGGTAGCCTGCCGGACAAGCCAGACTACGTTCACATGGACGCCATGGGTTTCGGAATGGGGTGCTGCTGTCTGCAGTTGACCTTCCAGGCGTGTAACATCAACGAGGCACGTACCCTGTACGATCAGCTGACTCCGATGTGTCCGATCATGTTGGCCCTGACGGCAGCCAGCCCGGCCTATCGCGGCTACCTGACCGATGTAGACTGTCGATGGAACGTGATTTCGGCCTCGGTCGATTGTCGCACCAAGGAGGAGCGGGGCGAAGCTCCCCTGAAAAATGATCGCTTCCGGATTTACAAATCGCGCTATGATTCGATCGATTCGTACCTCTCCCCGGCAGGCGATAA ATACAACGATGTGCCTTTGGTAATGGATGAAGCGCT GTTCGATGTCCACAAAGTTGTCCAACATGGCTCTAAACGACAGGCCGAACAAAAGATTTTCGAAATGGATAGCCTTGTTGATATGATGGTGGTCTCCGTTCTAGGCCGGATGTCTTTTCCAATTCTAGCTGGTGAAGTCAGAAATGAGCAAGGGAGTCGAGTTCCCTGGATATGCGGGATTCGTCCGTCCAGACAAGAGATTACCAAGTACTCGTAG